ggaaaggtcCCAAGTTTTGGAATCAGACTCACCAGGGTTTGACTCCTGGTTCTATCACTTCCCAATTAGACAATTTTGCAAGGTACTTCACTGCCCAAGTAGATAAGTATGAACCACAGCTTTGGGTTAGCTAAGCGGAATTTGAATTCCTGTTCTGTCACTTGTTAGCTATGCAAACTTGGTAAAGCCACTTAACCTCTTGTAGCCTgggttttcacatctgtaaaactACTATAATATTAACTATTAGAATTCTTAGGGTAATTAGATGAAGTATGCAAAATTCCTAGAAtcatgcctggaacatagtaaataCTAAACAAATATTAGTTCCCTCTATTCTTACAAAGTATAAAGCCCCAGATCTTTGGGCTCAGTATCGGGATTGATATTTATTTGCCTGGATGTTTTCAGTCCTTAAGCTCCACCAACTGAAAGGTAAGGCAAGGAAGAACTTCCTCACTTCATCAGTGCCCCATGGATCAGGGATAAGGGTGCAAAGaagcctttttctcttttgtgacttGCAGGGCTCGATGGCCTTTCTGAGCGCTGTGCCCAGTACAAGAAAGATGGTGCTGACTTTGGGAAATGGCGTGCTGTGCTAAGGATTGACAACCAGTGTCCATCCAACCTTGCCATCCAGGAAAATGCCAATGCCCTGGCCCGCTACGCCAGCATCTGTCAGCAGGTGCTCAGCCTTCCCCTTGAGCTAAAACAACAGTAGGAAAGAGCCTTCTTCAGAGCTTCTCTTTCCAATTTTACTATAAGTACATGAACCTTATCTCACCCCTGTATCCTGGTGGCATTTTGTACCACTTTTGCTATAGCTAGGTATGGTAGGGTAAGATTTGCTTCCACAAGTTAGCTATGAACCCAAAGGCTGATGCCATCAAAAGCTGCCCTCTGCCAAAGCTCTATAAGCTGAGTCTTATGAGTGATCCAGCCCCTAGGGCCAGGGCACTTGCTTGCCTATGCTCCGTCACATCTAAAACATGATCCTCTGAGATCCCTAGCTCAAGAGTGACAGCTCTGATTTAGCCCCAATCCAAGTAGTATCTTGGAGGATGGTGACCTGACACTAGTTTCCAACATACGTTGAAGTGTCCTGGGATCCCAGTTAACGTCTCATTTGCTTGTGTGGGTGTTGTGTTATGTTGGAGTTACCAACGTTCTCAGAACTATAAACAGTGCTTAATTCCTTAATTAACCCACACAAGGGGGATCTTTCTTAGTGATCTTGACTGCACTAAATGGGTGACAACTAGGTTCTGAGGTAGCTAGAATAATCTCTAGCATGATCTGTATCTATAGAAActatgggtttttattttttttattcactcccaggagaacttttttttttttttttaaacctcactGTGCTTTTTTGGCCAAGCTACAAATGCTCTTTAGAAATcccattaaatttcttttcactGCCTTTAAGTCAGTGAATGGTATTTCTCTATAAGGGCCCCATTTTATACCAATTGCAACtgtcaaacatctttttttaagtttatttacttattttgagagagagagagagagacagtgtgagtggggaagggacagagagagagggagacagacaatcccaagcaggctcctcgctgccagcacagagcttgactcagggcttgaactcatgaaactgtgagatcatgacctgagctgaaagcaagagcccagacgcttaatcgactgagccaggtgccccaggcagcTGTAAAACATCTTCTTAAGGAAAGGATCACAGTGAGCAGAGCTGCTCtttacctcttccttttccctttttagaATGGGCTGGTACCCATTGTTGAACCAGAGGTACTTCCTGATGGAGACCATGACATGGAACACTGCCAGTATGTTACTGAGAAGGTAAGTCTTGAACATGAAAGTCCCAATTCCAGTTGAAAAATCTTGGTACTTAACATATATCAGCTGTGATATATGAAATGTTCTTCAGTTGGAATCATTACGTAGCATTGAGAAGGTAAGGAGGTACTtatcaaaccttttttttttttttttttgacacaatGGTATTCTCCATATGGAAAAAGCACAGAATTTTCTGTACTAAGACTTGCATTTCACAATCCACATCCCCAACTGTGGGACCTTTGGTAAATCCTGTTATCTTTTTGGATCAGTTACATTATATgtaaacaaagaaatttaaaaataagatgagtaaatgtgaaatgtaagaaacaaaacagatgaacatagggaaaggaaggaaaaataagattaaaaacagagaggaaggcaaaccataagagacttttaaatacagagaacaaactgagggttgctggaggggacgtgcgtggggatgggctaaatgggtgatgggcattaaggagggcagttgttgggatgagtactaggtgttgtatgtaagtgatgaatcactgggttctaccgTTGAAGTCAATActagactgtatgttaactaatttgaatttaaataaataaaaatttaaaaacctgtatattaaaaaataaataggtaaaaataaGACTAGCATCACGTGAGAAAAATGTAATTAGAAGGTACTTCATTCATACTTGCAGTGTAACCTGATTTCAGTTTCTCCACTTGCAAAAGTAGGTGGACTGAGATGAAGCTGGTTGGGAAGCTTTGGCCAAGCCTCATACAAGAATACCTTTGGCTCGCATCCCTGCGACATAAAAGTGCCAAGGTCAGGTGACTGTCAGGCTGGCTCTGGGTTTCACCTGTTTGGACCTCTTGTCCTTCAGGTCCTTGCTGCTGTCTATAAGGCCCTGAATGACCATCACGTTTACCTGGAGGGCACCTTGCTGAAGCCCAACATGGTGACCGCTGGACACGCCTGTACCAAGAAGTATATGCCAGAGCAAGTGGCTATGGCCACTGTCACAGCTCTGCACCGTACTGTTCCTGCAGCTGTTCCTGGTAAGGCTTTCCTTCTCCTCTGACTTGAGATCTTAGCTCTCATCCTGTGAAGGAGTTCCACAACCTCTTGTGTTTGTCTAAAAGTCTTCTTTTTTCCAGGAAACAGACCTCTGTATCTCAGAGGCAGCCAGCACTTTCCCTCATACTCCATGATACCACATATCCTGAGTCTGTCCAAATGCACAAAATCCATTTATTTCCTCAATATTTAATCACCCTCCTTATTTATTAAAGCCTTTCTTTTTAGCCCAGTTAACCTCAGCAAAAGCTAACTAATTTTTCCAACCCAGTTCcatgcaaagagagaaaagattgaGGCATCACATTTCTTTTAGGCTCATTGCTCGCTTTCTCAAGCCAGGCACATAAACTGGGAATAGTAGAGAGGAatggcttctttccttccagGTATCTGCTTTTTGTCTGGTGGCATGAGCGAAGAGGATGCTACTCTCAACCTCAATGCTATCAACCTTTGCCCTCTACCAAAACCCTGGAAACTAAGTTTCTCCTACGGACGGGCCCTGCAGGCTAGTGCACTGGCTGCCTGGGGCGGCAAAGCTGCAAACAAGAAGGCGACCCAGGAGGCTTTCATGAAGCGGGCCCTGGTAAGATGCTACTGCTTCTTAGCTACTTGATCAAGTGGATACTTGGAGCTTTCTTACCTGGGGAAGCATTGCTTTTTTTTCAGGCCATGATGGTATCTCCAGAGAGTGTCTGCTAGATATTTGAAAAGGTGGCATTAGAGCTCAGTAGGAAGGAGAGGGCTAGAGAGAGTTGTGAATTATCCACACTGGGAGCTTAGTTGATGACAGCAGACTGAAGGACAATCTCCACAGAGACACTGGCGAGGGAACATAAGAGGGCCAAGGACTGACCCCAGGCACCTTTCATTTTGGGGAGATGAAGAAGAAAGCCATCATGACAAGCAGCAATAATATGAACCAAGGATCCTGGGAACAAATGGAGACAAGTTTCAAGGGGGTCAGTAGTAACACGCTACAGGGAGATTCAGAATAAAGGCTGAGGGAAAGCGGACATTGGCTTTTAGGAGCATATACAGTGACCCTCAGCTCAACGATTTCaatagagagagaagaggaaaggttGTCAGGAAGGAAGGTTGGTGGGAAAAGGCCCAGAAAGGATACCAGGAGAAATAAGGACTAAAACGATTTTATTCAATCAGTAACCATTCCTTTTTGAATACCTAGTATGACCCAAGGGCTGGGGTGAATAAAGGAGATGCAGATACCACCTTCAGGGAGCTTAGGGTTCAGCCAAATAGGGGAGAGCCTGGCATGTTTAAGTGTAAAGCAAAAGGAGCCAGAGGAGAGATTAAAGACAAGGTCAGTGGGGATAATTGAGAGGACAAGGAATTAGAAGAAACAAGATTGCACGAAACTAAATATTAAATGCAGGTGGCAGAGTCGGTCttggaaaggagggaagaggcagcaaagaagaaaaaaaaatgggtttggaATCAGGTCTGTAGAGGTGAAGGGATGTAGCAGTTGATTCCAGTTGAGGCCATCTGTTGAGGGTGATAAGGGAATGGAGATTTCAGTCTTAATTAACATTGGGGAAGCTCAGAATAGTTGTTGGAGTAGCCTGGGAGGAGACTGACCAGACATAATGGCCAAGCATCAAGCACGGTATGGCTGAAATGAGAGTAAATTTGTGGTGTGTTAACTTAGATCCTGAAGTTTCCTAATAGCTTAATCATGCAGGAAGATCCAGATCAATCTCAGTGGGAAATGGCAGGATAGCTGAGTAAAAGTTTAATAGGGAGCTAGGACAGTGCTGAACTTGAGCAATAGCCCTAATGTGGCTTGCTGATCACAGAGGAGGCTGGGCAAGGAATCAAGCATAGCCAGAAGTTTGGTGATGAGACATTAAAGAAAGGAAGGCCCCAGAGAAGCTTAGAAAACATCCCACAGGCATAAAAGAGGTGTGAGATTTTAGAGGTAGTTCTTGACTTTGTTAGGATGGAGAGCTGGGTCTGGCTGTGCTGATGTGTGGctgaggaggtggggagatgTAGCTAGTATGATGGAGGGATTGTGAAAGAAAGGGCTGGAAGGGCCATCCACACAAAACAAGGGAAGTTGAGTTCATCATTCAGGATGGTGGTTCTCAAGCTTGAGTATGCATCCGAATCACCTGGAGGGTGTGTGGAAATACAGACTTCTGGGCCCCAGCCACTGAAGTTTCTGATTGAGAAAAACTGGGGTCAAGCCAAAGAATTTTCATTCCTAAAGAAGTGCTTAAGTCCATGCAACATACTTTGAAAGTCACTGTAGATGTAGAAATAAGTCCCAGAGAGAGCAAGACTATAGCAACAGTGACTTGAAGACATGATACCATCGAGGGGCATTCAAATATTATTATTGCAGGTTTTGTAATTCTGGACTCATCTTTAATTGGAATTTATACAAGGAATCAAATGATAGTGTAATTACAACtccaaaaaattatatattcttgtGGACAAATATaggtggaaaatggaaaattttttttgaaatatttttttttgagagtgtgaatgtgagtgggggaggggcagagggagagaggcagggagaggggaaaatcccaagcagacttcacagtgtcagtgcagagcccaatttggagcacgaactcaccaaccatgaggtcacgacttgagctgaaatcaagagtcagaggctcaaccaactgagcccctcagacGCCCCTGGAATTCTTTAATTTGCTGTGTTGTACCTCTGGCTATACCTTGCCTGGTCCTTTGGCATAATATCTGGACCATTTCCTAGCAAACGACTTGAACAGCCATTGCAAGCTTCTCCACTGTTCAGATTTAAATGTCCATTCCCTTATCACTATATCAATGAGAAGTTTCTCAACTTTTAGTACTGTTGTTGCAATACTGTTGGTACTAAAAAGAGACCTTCTCAGTAACTGACACAAACCTCAGCCTGCCTGAGAAATGCTCAGAAAGCTGGGATAAAAAAGGAGATAATGTatcataaaaggaaaggaaagctatCAGCATCAATATTTAGCAAAATCActgtagggagaaaaaaaaatccaaatgcagGTGGAGCTGGTTtcaaaggagagacagagagagtcaagCACAGGGTTGCATTTGCTCTAACCCCATGTCCTCTCTCATGCTTGCTTTTTAGGCTAACTGCCAGGCAGCTAAAGGACAGTATGTTCACTCCGGCTCTTCTGGTGCTGCTTCCACTCAGTCTCTCTTCACAGCCTGCTATTCCTACTAGAACCTGAGGCCAACCAGCCTGCCTCTAGCTCTCCTACATGCCTTGGCTGGAGTGCTGAAAGAGAACAACTGACCTTGGACATTAGACAA
The Prionailurus viverrinus isolate Anna chromosome D4, UM_Priviv_1.0, whole genome shotgun sequence genome window above contains:
- the ALDOB gene encoding fructose-bisphosphate aldolase B, which gives rise to MAHQFPALTSEQKKELSEIAQRIVANGKGILAADESVGTMGNRLQRIKVENTEENRRQFREILFTVDNSINQSIGGVILFHETLYQKDSQGKLFRNILKEKGIVVGIKLDQGGAPLAGTNKETTIQGLDGLSERCAQYKKDGADFGKWRAVLRIDNQCPSNLAIQENANALARYASICQQNGLVPIVEPEVLPDGDHDMEHCQYVTEKVLAAVYKALNDHHVYLEGTLLKPNMVTAGHACTKKYMPEQVAMATVTALHRTVPAAVPGICFLSGGMSEEDATLNLNAINLCPLPKPWKLSFSYGRALQASALAAWGGKAANKKATQEAFMKRALANCQAAKGQYVHSGSSGAASTQSLFTACYSY